A genomic stretch from Bacillus sp. E(2018) includes:
- a CDS encoding M20 family metallopeptidase gives MEQLFSRLTNYQDEMVEIRRHLHQNPELSFEEVETPAFIASYHKKLGLDVRTEVGGRGVVATLKGAKPGKTVALRADFDALPIQEENDSPYKSKVPGVMHACGHDGHTASLLVLAKVLTEIKDEVEGTIVFIHQHAEELAPGGAIAMIEDGCLDGVDVIYGTHLWATMPTGTIGYRTGPVMAAADSFTIKVQGKGGHGAQPHKTKDSIVIGAQLVSNLQQIVSRRVNPLDAAVVSVGAFEAKNAFNVIADTAKLTGTVRTFKEEVRVAIEQEIDRIAKGTCLASDASYEYVFKRGYPAVVNHKDDTEFVVDVARKVPGVVELEEIEPQMGGEDYSYYLERVPGTFFFTGALDDSWEEVFPHHHPKFKINEDALLIAASLLGAATLSYLKQNVSTKVLS, from the coding sequence ATGGAACAATTATTTAGCCGTTTGACGAACTATCAAGATGAAATGGTGGAGATTCGCAGACATCTTCACCAAAATCCAGAACTGTCATTTGAAGAAGTCGAGACACCAGCCTTTATTGCTTCGTATCACAAGAAATTAGGATTAGATGTTCGAACGGAAGTCGGCGGTCGAGGCGTAGTCGCTACGTTAAAAGGTGCAAAACCAGGTAAGACAGTGGCACTTCGAGCAGATTTCGATGCACTTCCAATTCAGGAAGAAAATGATTCTCCATACAAATCTAAAGTTCCTGGTGTTATGCATGCGTGCGGGCATGACGGTCACACAGCATCGTTACTCGTGCTCGCAAAAGTGCTAACAGAGATAAAGGATGAAGTGGAAGGTACAATCGTATTTATCCATCAGCATGCTGAAGAGCTCGCCCCAGGTGGAGCTATTGCCATGATTGAAGATGGCTGCCTAGATGGAGTAGATGTGATCTATGGAACACATCTTTGGGCAACGATGCCAACAGGAACAATTGGTTATCGAACAGGCCCTGTTATGGCTGCAGCTGATTCTTTTACGATAAAAGTTCAAGGAAAAGGTGGTCACGGTGCTCAGCCTCATAAAACAAAAGACAGCATTGTTATTGGAGCGCAGCTTGTTTCTAACCTTCAGCAGATCGTGAGTCGTAGGGTTAATCCACTCGATGCGGCAGTTGTTTCTGTCGGTGCGTTTGAAGCGAAGAATGCATTTAACGTTATTGCAGATACAGCAAAGCTAACAGGAACGGTTCGAACATTTAAGGAAGAAGTACGAGTTGCGATCGAGCAAGAGATCGACCGCATTGCAAAAGGTACGTGTCTCGCATCAGATGCCTCTTATGAATATGTATTTAAACGAGGATATCCGGCGGTTGTAAACCATAAAGATGATACAGAGTTTGTAGTTGATGTCGCAAGAAAAGTTCCAGGAGTGGTGGAACTTGAAGAAATTGAACCGCAAATGGGTGGAGAAGATTACTCCTACTACTTAGAAAGAGTGCCAGGCACGTTCTTTTTCACAGGAGCTCTTGATGATTCGTGGGAAGAGGTATTTCCGCATCATCATCCGAAGTTCAAGATCAATGAAGATGCTTTATTGATTGCAGCCAGTCTATTAGGAGCTGCTACGCTTTCGTATTTAAAACAAAATGTTTCTACAAAAGTCTTGAGTTAG
- a CDS encoding AbgT family transporter: MARSALKAVPSPHSPNQRNSKKNFFYKVLDWVEKNGNKLPDVLTLFVIITAVILLGSSIAGVAGWSAVNPANNEKITAVNLLNEEGIIRMLSELVSNFVNFPPLGLVLVVMLGVGLAESTGLISAFMRRVVLASPKALILPIIIFIGIVGNAAADAALIVLPPVAAMVFLTLGRHPIAGLAAAYAAVAGGFSANIIISMLDVMLAGFTESAAHLQDKTYTANPAMNYYFMLASTFVLLPVAVWVTTKIVEPRLGEYQVPEDLEVKKQALTSEEKRGLKWATISLFIYTTIILLVTVPEGAMLRHAKTGELIDSPFMDSLVPIMLLFFFIPAMAYGFGSKVLKNDKDVAEHLTKAMSGMGYYIVLAFIAAQMIAYFSWSNLGSIIAITGADFLKESGFTGLPLLIAFILFTALVNLLIASSSAKWAILGPVFVPMFMALDYSPAFTQMAYRIGDSITNTITPMLAYFAILLTFAKKFDKSMGMGTLISSLLPYTIAYTIFWCLLFTVWYVLGLPLGPGEYIKM; this comes from the coding sequence ATGGCACGCTCAGCATTGAAAGCAGTACCTTCACCACATTCACCAAATCAACGTAACAGCAAAAAGAATTTTTTTTATAAAGTGTTGGACTGGGTAGAGAAGAACGGAAACAAACTACCGGATGTTCTTACTTTGTTTGTCATCATTACAGCCGTAATCTTGCTAGGTTCATCCATAGCAGGAGTAGCGGGATGGAGTGCTGTGAATCCAGCCAATAATGAAAAAATTACAGCAGTCAATCTTCTGAATGAAGAAGGAATCATACGAATGCTGAGTGAACTTGTCAGTAACTTTGTGAACTTCCCACCACTCGGACTTGTGCTCGTTGTTATGCTTGGGGTAGGTCTAGCTGAATCAACAGGGTTGATCTCAGCATTTATGCGCAGAGTCGTACTCGCCTCACCTAAAGCACTCATCTTACCGATCATCATCTTCATTGGAATCGTAGGAAACGCAGCCGCTGATGCTGCTTTAATCGTCCTTCCTCCTGTAGCAGCCATGGTATTTCTTACTCTCGGCCGTCATCCAATCGCTGGCCTTGCAGCAGCTTATGCAGCAGTTGCTGGCGGATTTAGTGCAAATATCATCATTAGTATGCTTGATGTGATGCTTGCTGGGTTCACAGAATCTGCCGCTCATCTTCAAGATAAAACGTATACAGCAAACCCTGCTATGAATTACTACTTCATGCTTGCTTCAACCTTTGTATTGTTACCAGTAGCCGTTTGGGTCACAACAAAGATCGTAGAACCACGTCTTGGAGAATACCAAGTTCCTGAAGATCTTGAAGTGAAGAAACAAGCTCTAACTTCTGAAGAGAAAAGGGGGTTGAAATGGGCAACAATCTCTCTTTTCATCTATACAACTATCATTCTACTTGTGACCGTTCCAGAAGGCGCTATGCTTCGCCATGCGAAAACAGGTGAACTGATTGATTCCCCGTTTATGGATTCCTTGGTTCCGATCATGCTTCTTTTCTTCTTTATTCCAGCCATGGCATATGGATTCGGATCTAAAGTCTTAAAAAATGATAAAGACGTAGCTGAACATTTAACAAAAGCAATGAGTGGTATGGGGTACTATATTGTGCTTGCTTTTATCGCAGCCCAAATGATTGCGTATTTTAGTTGGAGTAACTTAGGTTCAATCATCGCGATTACAGGAGCTGACTTCTTAAAAGAATCAGGATTTACAGGACTTCCATTATTGATTGCATTTATTCTTTTTACAGCGCTAGTAAACTTACTCATCGCGAGTTCATCAGCAAAATGGGCTATTTTAGGACCGGTATTCGTTCCGATGTTCATGGCCTTAGATTATAGTCCTGCATTTACCCAGATGGCATATCGAATCGGTGACTCAATCACGAATACGATCACTCCCATGCTTGCCTATTTTGCTATTCTACTAACTTTTGCGAAAAAATTTGATAAGAGCATGGGGATGGGGACTTTAATATCCTCCTTACTTCCTTACACGATCGCTTATACGATTTTTTGGTGTCTCTTATTTACTGTCTGGTACGTGCTAGGACTTCCGCTGGGACCTGGCGAATATATAAAAATGTAG
- a CDS encoding class I SAM-dependent methyltransferase produces the protein MDLLLKESLKASYNEQADSRDQSEIQSWKTDELNAFVSALTSSPKNHQHTVLDLGAGSGQHGKYLSQHHLDVTCIDLSPNMVETCRAKGLKAEVMDYYKLLFDAESFDAVWAMNTLLHVPKVSLPAVLKNIHTVLSEDGLFYMGVYGGKDSEGVWQEDSYIPKRFFSFYTDEDLLDVVTPLFDVQDFHVVTDAGRGIGMNFQSLLLRKKAIVD, from the coding sequence ATGGATCTTTTATTAAAAGAAAGTCTGAAAGCAAGCTACAACGAGCAAGCTGATTCACGTGATCAATCTGAGATTCAGAGTTGGAAAACTGATGAATTAAATGCCTTTGTTTCAGCTCTTACATCTAGTCCAAAAAATCACCAACATACCGTTCTTGATCTTGGAGCTGGTTCAGGTCAGCACGGAAAATATTTATCTCAACATCACTTGGATGTGACGTGTATCGACCTCTCTCCTAACATGGTAGAAACGTGCCGTGCAAAAGGTTTAAAAGCAGAAGTGATGGATTATTACAAACTGCTTTTTGATGCTGAATCTTTCGACGCAGTATGGGCGATGAATACGCTTCTTCACGTTCCAAAGGTAAGCCTGCCTGCTGTTCTTAAAAACATTCATACCGTATTATCAGAAGATGGTTTATTCTACATGGGGGTTTACGGCGGTAAAGATTCTGAGGGAGTGTGGCAAGAAGATTCATATATTCCAAAGCGATTCTTCTCCTTTTATACTGATGAAGATTTACTTGATGTGGTCACACCCCTATTCGACGTACAAGATTTCCATGTTGTTACAGATGCTGGACGAGGTATAGGTATGAACTTTCAATCCTTGCTTTTACGTAAGAAAGCGATCGTAGACTAA
- a CDS encoding GNAT family N-acetyltransferase — translation MKKSRISEDITLMKAGPDEVKGIARVCSEGWCATYGYLEDESYVNSVIEEYYNVNRIENEVTQFSENWHGYFVAKKDGEVVGAIGGGTIAAELVEIFVFYMDPNKRNRGIGTKLLNYYTDYQKILGIKEQWLSAQKGNEKAIPFYEAKGFVKQSEKTSEGSGKHVSIRYMREI, via the coding sequence ATGAAAAAATCAAGAATTTCAGAGGACATAACTCTCATGAAAGCTGGACCGGATGAAGTGAAAGGAATAGCGAGAGTTTGCTCAGAAGGATGGTGTGCTACATACGGTTATTTAGAAGATGAATCATATGTAAACAGTGTTATTGAAGAATATTATAACGTGAACAGAATTGAAAACGAAGTGACTCAGTTCAGCGAGAATTGGCACGGATATTTTGTAGCAAAAAAGGATGGGGAAGTAGTAGGCGCGATCGGCGGTGGAACAATTGCTGCAGAGTTAGTTGAGATCTTTGTATTCTATATGGATCCGAACAAGCGAAACAGAGGAATCGGAACGAAACTGTTAAACTATTACACAGACTATCAGAAGATTCTAGGCATTAAAGAACAATGGCTATCCGCACAAAAAGGTAACGAAAAAGCCATACCTTTTTACGAAGCAAAAGGGTTTGTAAAACAGTCAGAAAAGACGAGTGAAGGAAGCGGAAAACACGTGTCTATTCGATATATGCGAGAAATTTAA
- a CDS encoding class I SAM-dependent methyltransferase, with translation MLDSLLRDEGAFWNSFYEDRNKKIPFFVEAPDENLVNYIERGLIKPGRVLELGCGPGRNAIFLAQLGFEVDAVDLSSEGLEWARERAREKGVDVKLIQGSIFEIDLPHNEYDLIYDSGCFHHIPPHRRVSYLHLLNNCLKDGGHFAITCFDAVGMGLDIPDMDVYKDRSMQGGLGYTFERMREAFSDFEEVELRKMKEVTQPSDTFGLPFLNAGLFRK, from the coding sequence ATGCTGGATTCTCTTTTGCGTGATGAGGGAGCGTTCTGGAACTCTTTTTATGAAGACAGAAATAAGAAGATTCCTTTTTTTGTGGAAGCACCCGATGAAAACCTTGTGAATTATATCGAACGTGGCCTGATAAAGCCTGGCCGTGTGTTAGAACTCGGATGTGGTCCTGGCCGAAATGCCATTTTTTTAGCGCAGCTTGGTTTTGAAGTAGATGCGGTTGACCTTTCTAGCGAAGGGCTGGAATGGGCTCGTGAACGTGCTAGGGAAAAAGGCGTTGATGTAAAACTTATTCAAGGAAGCATCTTTGAGATAGATCTACCTCACAATGAGTATGATCTTATTTATGATTCTGGCTGTTTTCATCATATCCCTCCTCATCGCCGTGTGAGTTATTTACATCTTTTAAACAACTGTTTAAAAGATGGCGGACATTTCGCTATTACGTGTTTTGATGCAGTGGGCATGGGGCTTGATATTCCTGATATGGACGTGTACAAAGATCGCTCGATGCAAGGCGGATTAGGTTATACGTTTGAGCGGATGCGGGAGGCTTTCTCTGATTTTGAAGAGGTTGAGTTACGAAAGATGAAAGAAGTAACACAGCCATCAGATACTTTTGGCTTGCCATTTTTAAATGCAGGATTGTTTAGAAAATAA
- a CDS encoding ATP-dependent DNA helicase, with translation MIDAVKISVRSLVEFVYRSGSIESGFKSTSSLVEGTKAHQTIQKTYEESDFAEVFLQTSYLYENLEYWIEGRCDGLLLRNDTVTIDEIKSTARNLSEITDETYPVHWAQAKVYAYIYMEREDIDNVTVQLTYVHVDSGEQKKFQKEVTFTELEDFMLQLIKTYSPFAELRLENQQKRNNSIRDLAFPFSSYRNGQRNFAGAIYKTIMDKKTLFANAPTGTGKTISTLFPAVKAIGEEKAEKIFYLTAKTLNRKNAEEALLLMKEKGLFLQSTTITAKDKVCFKEETRCEPSYCEFADGYFDRINGAVLDILKNETVMNREVISQYAHKHKVCPFEFSVDLAYASDSVICDYNYVFDPRVSFKRLFEEQKKRTVLLMDEAHNLVDRARGMYSAEIMKSSFLQLARDFKGKHDGVWNTAKAINQELLLIKKEHEDKDLAVMELQEKLLESLEAFLIQAEQLLASGNSSELLLETFFEALQWVKISQFYDERFVTFISTYKSEVKVRLFCMDPSQLLFQTGKKYGSRIYFSATLSPLSYFREMLGGEEDDYIIRMPSPYEKEQLDVFVQPLSTRFRDREKTIDPIVGMIKDLVVNRPGNYLVFFPSYRYMTDIYERMLEEDQDFSLIVQHPAMKEEERETFLAHYESVGKKSLVGLAVMGGIFSEGIDLKGDKLTGAVIIGVGLPQVGLERDTMKDYFQRAGKNGYDFAYVFPGMNKVLQAGGRVIRSEEDRGTLVLVDDRFLSRKYVEMLPEEWRDFVVLDRSFM, from the coding sequence ATGATAGATGCTGTAAAAATCTCTGTACGTTCTTTAGTTGAATTTGTATACCGTTCAGGCAGTATCGAATCTGGTTTTAAGTCCACCTCATCCTTAGTGGAAGGAACGAAGGCTCATCAAACGATACAAAAAACGTATGAAGAGAGTGACTTTGCTGAGGTATTTCTCCAAACGAGCTATCTTTATGAAAATCTTGAATATTGGATAGAAGGCCGATGTGATGGTCTTCTTTTGCGCAATGATACGGTCACGATCGATGAGATCAAATCAACTGCGCGAAACTTGAGTGAGATAACAGACGAAACATATCCTGTCCATTGGGCTCAAGCGAAAGTCTATGCTTATATATACATGGAAAGAGAAGATATAGATAACGTTACGGTACAGCTTACATATGTGCACGTTGATTCTGGCGAGCAGAAGAAATTTCAAAAAGAAGTAACGTTTACAGAGCTTGAGGATTTCATGCTCCAACTTATTAAGACGTATTCACCATTCGCCGAGCTACGTCTGGAAAATCAGCAAAAAAGGAATAACAGTATACGAGATCTAGCTTTTCCATTTTCGTCATACAGAAATGGCCAGCGTAACTTTGCTGGTGCTATCTATAAAACGATCATGGATAAAAAAACGTTGTTCGCGAACGCACCGACGGGGACAGGAAAAACCATCTCCACGCTGTTTCCAGCCGTCAAAGCAATCGGCGAAGAAAAAGCAGAAAAGATTTTTTATTTAACAGCCAAAACACTGAACCGAAAGAACGCAGAAGAAGCACTTTTGTTAATGAAAGAGAAGGGCTTGTTCCTGCAAAGCACGACCATCACGGCTAAAGACAAAGTATGTTTTAAAGAAGAGACGCGTTGTGAACCCTCTTACTGTGAGTTTGCTGATGGATACTTTGACAGAATTAATGGAGCTGTTCTTGACATTTTAAAAAATGAGACAGTGATGAATCGTGAAGTGATCTCACAATATGCACATAAGCACAAAGTTTGTCCGTTTGAATTTTCAGTTGATCTTGCTTATGCATCCGACAGTGTAATCTGTGATTATAATTATGTTTTTGATCCGAGAGTCTCGTTCAAACGTTTATTTGAAGAACAAAAGAAGCGTACGGTTCTTCTTATGGATGAGGCGCACAATCTTGTAGACAGAGCACGCGGCATGTATTCAGCTGAGATTATGAAATCTTCTTTCTTACAACTTGCACGTGATTTTAAGGGAAAGCATGATGGGGTTTGGAATACGGCAAAAGCCATTAACCAAGAACTTCTTTTGATAAAAAAAGAACATGAAGATAAAGATCTAGCAGTTATGGAATTACAGGAAAAACTGCTGGAAAGTTTAGAAGCTTTCTTAATACAGGCCGAGCAGCTTTTAGCCAGTGGTAATAGCAGCGAACTACTATTAGAGACTTTTTTTGAAGCGCTGCAATGGGTCAAGATTTCACAATTTTACGATGAGCGTTTCGTTACATTTATTTCTACGTATAAAAGTGAAGTCAAAGTTCGCCTTTTTTGTATGGACCCTTCACAGCTTCTTTTTCAAACCGGAAAAAAATATGGCTCACGTATTTATTTTTCGGCAACACTCTCACCGCTTTCATATTTTCGAGAAATGCTTGGTGGAGAAGAGGACGATTACATCATCCGAATGCCTTCTCCTTATGAAAAAGAGCAGTTAGATGTTTTTGTTCAGCCCCTGTCTACGCGTTTTAGAGACCGTGAGAAAACGATAGATCCAATCGTTGGTATGATCAAAGATTTGGTCGTAAACAGACCGGGAAACTATCTTGTTTTTTTTCCATCCTATCGTTATATGACAGATATCTATGAACGAATGTTAGAAGAAGATCAAGATTTTTCCCTTATCGTTCAGCATCCTGCTATGAAAGAAGAAGAGCGAGAGACCTTTTTAGCTCATTATGAATCTGTAGGTAAGAAATCGCTTGTCGGGCTCGCGGTCATGGGCGGCATCTTCTCTGAAGGAATTGATCTAAAAGGAGATAAGCTTACAGGTGCTGTTATTATCGGCGTTGGATTGCCTCAAGTTGGGTTAGAACGCGATACGATGAAGGATTATTTTCAGCGAGCAGGAAAGAATGGTTACGACTTCGCGTATGTGTTTCCTGGAATGAATAAAGTGTTGCAGGCAGGTGGACGGGTTATCCGGTCAGAAGAAGATCGAGGTACGCTCGTTTTAGTAGATGATCGTTTTCTATCAAGAAAGTATGTGGAGATGCTGCCAGAAGAGTGGCGGGATTTTGTGGTGTTGGATCGCTCGTTTATGTAA
- the mscL gene encoding large conductance mechanosensitive channel protein MscL, whose translation MWNEFKTFIMRGNVIDLAIGVIIGAAFSKIVTSLVDDVIMPPIGLLLGKVDFSNLYINLGKGNYATLADAQKAGAATLNYGLFINTLINFFIIALVIFLVVKQINRLKKKEEVKAPDTKECKYCLSTIPLRAVKCQNCTADLNDDAVVRQSSE comes from the coding sequence ATGTGGAACGAATTTAAAACATTTATTATGCGTGGCAACGTGATCGATCTTGCCATCGGTGTGATTATCGGAGCAGCTTTCAGTAAGATCGTCACTTCACTCGTTGATGATGTAATCATGCCTCCGATTGGATTATTACTTGGTAAAGTGGATTTCAGCAATTTATACATAAATTTAGGCAAAGGCAATTATGCAACCTTAGCAGATGCTCAAAAGGCGGGAGCCGCGACACTTAATTATGGATTATTTATTAATACGCTGATCAACTTCTTTATCATAGCGTTAGTCATATTCTTAGTAGTGAAGCAGATCAACCGTCTTAAAAAGAAAGAAGAAGTCAAGGCGCCTGATACAAAAGAATGCAAATATTGTTTGTCTACGATTCCGTTGAGAGCCGTTAAATGTCAAAACTGTACGGCAGATTTAAATGATGATGCTGTAGTGAGACAGTCCTCTGAGTAA
- a CDS encoding 2'-5' RNA ligase family protein: MNKTIFGADNMYGVIAYLNSETEQKIDDLRNGLVKEGIRGHGMRPHVTLGTHPEVEIESFKKMFKDYFNDIAAVPLFFPSLAIFLNSGTLYAAPTKNSVLTDFHQRYHEQFKNEINQQSLYIPVHWVPHCTLVMDLTQEDLVKAFDYSARNLQPFHATIDSVALIQLTYEADVCTDVKDILTVELKKDDVD, encoded by the coding sequence ATGAACAAAACCATATTTGGAGCTGATAACATGTACGGGGTAATTGCTTATCTAAACAGTGAAACTGAACAGAAGATAGATGATTTAAGGAATGGACTTGTGAAAGAGGGGATTAGGGGTCATGGTATGCGGCCACATGTAACTCTTGGCACACATCCAGAGGTTGAAATTGAGTCTTTCAAAAAAATGTTTAAAGACTACTTTAACGATATTGCTGCTGTGCCTCTTTTCTTTCCATCTCTAGCGATATTCTTAAACAGCGGAACTTTATATGCAGCACCGACTAAAAACAGCGTGCTAACAGATTTTCATCAGCGTTATCATGAACAGTTTAAGAACGAAATTAACCAACAATCTCTATACATTCCGGTTCACTGGGTGCCTCATTGCACGCTTGTAATGGACTTAACACAGGAAGACTTAGTGAAGGCGTTTGATTATTCCGCAAGAAACTTACAGCCTTTTCATGCAACGATTGACAGTGTTGCGCTTATTCAATTAACGTATGAAGCCGATGTTTGTACAGATGTGAAAGATATTCTAACTGTGGAACTGAAAAAAGATGACGTGGATTGA
- a CDS encoding YjcZ family sporulation protein translates to MGYQSYGNSFALIVVLFILLIIVGCCWCGGYGGGHGWC, encoded by the coding sequence ATGGGATATCAGTCTTACGGAAATAGCTTCGCTTTAATCGTAGTTCTATTTATCTTGTTAATCATCGTTGGGTGCTGTTGGTGCGGTGGTTACGGTGGCGGACACGGCTGGTGCTAA
- a CDS encoding homoserine dehydrogenase: protein MAPIKAALLGFGTVGQGVYEAMKTHKEQLQAVLGQEVVIEGILVKDGSKKREVDEHVLITTDFDEILNINGLEIVFEAIVGEEPGFTYLSRALDQGCHVITANKVMFARHGRTLLDKAQTLDRYVGYEATTAGGTPIIRSISQLLQVNEIHSVEAILNGTSNYILTNMREKGLPFHEVLKSAQELGYAEADPASDIEGYDAFYKLMILSELSFGETPKWEDVERKGITEVTSEQISVFKEWGYKMKHLARIRRDRDQFISSVKPVLVDADHPLYGVEDVQNAITIDTSLAGKVTVQGAGAGKLPTASAMVEDLTYVLQPHSVVRKKKAEQHAAISCEDTNLITVGEYVVIGSSVSFHGTDDVQILKQEIKEELVFLLIECQESTATQLKENPELAVYEVAGKERKKAVKPEQKDFPLKRVTNL from the coding sequence ATGGCACCTATTAAAGCAGCGCTGCTAGGGTTTGGAACAGTTGGTCAAGGTGTATATGAAGCAATGAAAACGCATAAAGAACAACTTCAAGCCGTGCTCGGTCAAGAGGTTGTGATCGAAGGGATACTGGTGAAGGATGGGTCCAAGAAGCGTGAAGTGGATGAGCATGTTCTAATAACTACTGACTTTGATGAGATTCTGAATATTAATGGACTAGAGATTGTTTTTGAAGCAATCGTAGGAGAAGAGCCAGGATTCACTTACTTAAGCCGCGCTCTTGATCAAGGATGTCATGTAATTACTGCGAATAAAGTCATGTTTGCGAGACATGGAAGAACATTACTTGATAAGGCGCAAACGCTAGATCGTTATGTTGGTTATGAAGCGACAACAGCAGGTGGAACACCGATCATTCGGAGCATCTCTCAGCTTCTTCAAGTGAACGAGATTCACTCGGTCGAAGCGATATTAAACGGCACATCCAACTACATTTTAACGAATATGAGGGAAAAAGGTCTTCCGTTTCATGAAGTGTTAAAGTCTGCCCAAGAACTAGGTTATGCAGAAGCTGATCCGGCAAGTGATATAGAAGGTTATGATGCTTTTTATAAGTTGATGATTCTTAGCGAGTTGTCGTTCGGTGAGACGCCGAAATGGGAGGACGTAGAACGAAAAGGGATAACAGAAGTGACGAGTGAGCAAATCTCTGTGTTTAAGGAATGGGGATATAAGATGAAGCATTTGGCGCGGATCCGACGTGACCGCGACCAATTCATTTCATCTGTAAAGCCTGTCTTAGTTGATGCAGATCATCCATTATATGGTGTAGAAGACGTTCAGAATGCGATTACGATTGATACGAGTCTTGCAGGAAAAGTTACAGTTCAAGGAGCAGGAGCCGGAAAGCTTCCAACAGCAAGTGCCATGGTGGAAGACTTGACTTATGTGCTGCAGCCTCATTCTGTAGTAAGAAAGAAAAAAGCAGAACAGCATGCTGCAATTAGTTGCGAAGACACAAACCTCATAACAGTTGGAGAGTATGTTGTCATAGGTTCATCTGTAAGCTTTCATGGAACGGATGACGTACAAATTTTAAAACAAGAAATAAAAGAAGAACTTGTTTTTCTTCTGATTGAGTGTCAAGAGAGTACGGCAACTCAATTAAAAGAAAACCCAGAACTGGCTGTTTATGAGGTGGCGGGAAAGGAGAGAAAAAAAGCGGTTAAGCCCGAACAAAAGGATTTTCCACTGAAGAGAGTGACTAATTTATAG
- a CDS encoding homoserine O-acetyltransferase — MSYKNLLDTSRKIGKVRIGDFALESGKVISNAELAFEKTGNAKGPVVLLCHALTGNQYAYGSEEDPGWWRGLVGPDQYIDTNQFQVITFNVLGGCSGSTGPASINPETEKTYGKSFPFVTVRDMVRAQRQALSILGIPRLLAVMGGSLGGMQALEWAVQFPYFLEKVFIFAATPFLSDYGVAFNRLALHAIENDPVYKSGNFSSEQRLAGLEIARMAGLLTYRQPKLFNERFNREIKEKDDEGKPFFQVDSYLTYQGEKLTKRFDVESYVSLLYAMNAFDIGDKLGGWERAASQIQAEVYAFGYEGDLLYPPEVIENFIKHTRFGTYFSIETDFGHDGFLVEFEKWGPHVRDALRQEGRLQYGTY, encoded by the coding sequence GTGAGTTACAAAAACTTGCTTGATACGTCAAGAAAGATAGGAAAGGTTAGGATCGGTGACTTTGCTCTAGAGTCAGGAAAAGTGATTTCCAATGCTGAATTAGCTTTTGAGAAGACAGGCAATGCAAAAGGTCCAGTCGTTTTACTCTGCCACGCTTTAACTGGAAATCAGTATGCTTACGGATCAGAAGAAGACCCAGGTTGGTGGCGAGGATTAGTTGGGCCTGATCAATATATAGACACAAACCAATTTCAAGTCATTACTTTTAATGTGCTCGGAGGGTGCAGTGGTTCAACTGGCCCAGCAAGTATAAATCCTGAAACTGAAAAAACCTATGGAAAGTCATTTCCCTTTGTAACCGTAAGAGATATGGTCCGCGCTCAGCGACAAGCTCTTAGTATTTTAGGAATCCCGAGACTTCTTGCCGTAATGGGAGGATCACTCGGCGGAATGCAAGCGCTTGAATGGGCTGTGCAGTTTCCGTATTTTTTAGAAAAAGTATTTATCTTTGCGGCAACTCCCTTCCTAAGTGATTATGGCGTCGCTTTTAATAGACTCGCTCTTCATGCGATCGAAAATGATCCAGTGTATAAGAGCGGCAACTTTAGTAGCGAACAAAGATTAGCAGGTTTGGAGATCGCACGTATGGCTGGCCTATTAACGTATCGTCAACCTAAACTATTTAATGAAAGATTTAATCGAGAGATCAAAGAAAAAGATGATGAAGGTAAGCCGTTCTTTCAAGTAGATTCCTACCTTACGTATCAAGGGGAAAAGTTGACCAAACGATTTGATGTGGAAAGCTATGTATCTCTTCTATACGCGATGAACGCTTTTGATATCGGGGATAAGCTTGGTGGCTGGGAGAGAGCAGCGTCACAAATACAAGCTGAAGTATACGCTTTTGGTTATGAAGGCGATCTTCTATATCCACCAGAAGTAATTGAGAACTTTATAAAACATACAAGATTCGGAACCTACTTTTCGATTGAAACAGACTTCGGTCATGATGGATTTTTAGTAGAATTTGAGAAATGGGGACCACATGTCAGAGATGCATTGAGACAAGAAGGGAGGCTGCAATATGGCACCTATTAA